The following coding sequences are from one Mesorhizobium onobrychidis window:
- a CDS encoding glutaminase, producing MPELEQALTEIAAEMAERTDRGEVATYIPQLGKVDPKKFGIAAVTNDGRVLMAGDADEPFSIQSISKVFTLTLALGNVGDALWQRVGREPSGNPFNSIVQLEHENGIPRNPFINAGAIVISDILLAGHQPREAIGEILRFIQFLADDETIIIDREVAASERATGFRNLALANYMKSFGNLNHAPDLALGVYFHHCAVAMSCRQLALAGRFLANGGKNPATGHSVVSAERARRIGAMMLTCGHYDGSGDFAFRVGIPGKSGVGGGILAIVPGVASLAVWSPGLNANGNSRLGSIALERLAKMMNWSVFAP from the coding sequence ATGCCGGAACTCGAACAGGCTTTGACCGAAATTGCCGCCGAAATGGCGGAGCGCACGGATCGCGGCGAAGTCGCGACCTACATTCCGCAACTCGGCAAGGTCGATCCGAAAAAGTTCGGTATCGCCGCCGTGACCAATGACGGTCGCGTGCTGATGGCGGGCGACGCCGATGAGCCGTTTTCGATCCAGAGCATTTCGAAGGTGTTCACGCTGACATTGGCGCTCGGCAATGTCGGCGACGCGTTGTGGCAGCGTGTCGGTCGCGAGCCTTCGGGCAACCCGTTCAACTCGATCGTCCAGCTCGAGCATGAGAACGGCATTCCGCGCAATCCGTTCATCAATGCCGGCGCCATCGTCATTTCCGACATTCTGCTCGCCGGCCACCAGCCGCGCGAGGCGATCGGCGAGATCCTGCGCTTCATCCAGTTCCTGGCCGACGACGAAACCATTATCATCGACCGCGAGGTAGCGGCTTCGGAACGGGCCACCGGTTTTCGCAACTTGGCGCTTGCCAACTACATGAAGTCCTTCGGCAATCTCAACCACGCGCCGGACCTGGCGCTGGGCGTCTATTTCCACCATTGCGCCGTCGCCATGAGCTGCCGGCAACTGGCTTTGGCCGGCCGCTTCCTTGCCAATGGCGGCAAGAACCCGGCGACCGGCCATTCCGTTGTTTCGGCCGAGCGCGCCCGCCGCATTGGCGCGATGATGCTGACCTGCGGTCATTATGACGGCTCCGGCGATTTCGCCTTTCGCGTCGGCATCCCCGGCAAGAGCGGCGTTGGCGGCGGCATTTTGGCGATCGTGCCGGGCGTGGCTTCGCTCGCCGTCTGGTCGCCCGGCCTCAACGCCAACGGCAATTCCAGGCTGGGGTCGATTGCGCTGGAAAGGCTGGCGAAGATGATGAACTGGTCGGTCTTCGCGCCATAG
- a CDS encoding pyridoxal phosphate-dependent aminotransferase has protein sequence MVVSLSRRGEVEPFHAMDILAEANRLKAKGVPVVSMAVGQPSDPAPAGVRQAATNALKMGRIGYTDALGLSGLREAIAQHYADHYGLAVSPGRIAVTTGSSAAFNLAFLAMFDPGDRVAIAAPGYPAYRNIMAALGIGIVEIELHGDAYLHAEHLKAAHREKKLKGVLFASPANPTGAIIPADELSALVTTAEELGIAVISDEIYHRLAYAAPDTTALAYGQDVTVINSFSKYYCMTGWRIGWMVLPEALVRPVERIAQSLYISPPELSQIAAIEAFKATGELEAVKARYAWNRELLMTRLPELGFALAAPMDGAFYAFCDVTRHTNDSMAFARKMLAEAHVAATPGRDFDPLQGHRTMRFSYAGSHDEMVEAMMRLERWLK, from the coding sequence ATGGTTGTATCGCTTTCGCGTCGCGGCGAAGTCGAGCCGTTCCACGCCATGGACATTCTGGCGGAAGCGAATCGGCTGAAGGCAAAGGGCGTGCCGGTTGTTTCCATGGCCGTTGGCCAGCCGTCCGACCCGGCGCCGGCCGGGGTCAGGCAAGCGGCGACGAACGCATTGAAGATGGGGCGTATCGGCTACACCGACGCATTGGGTCTTTCCGGCCTGCGCGAGGCGATCGCGCAGCACTATGCCGACCACTACGGGCTTGCCGTTTCACCCGGCCGGATCGCCGTCACCACCGGATCGTCAGCCGCCTTCAACCTGGCCTTTCTGGCGATGTTCGATCCAGGCGATCGTGTCGCCATCGCCGCACCCGGCTATCCGGCCTATCGCAACATCATGGCAGCGCTCGGCATCGGGATCGTCGAGATCGAGCTCCACGGTGATGCCTATCTCCACGCCGAACACCTCAAGGCCGCGCATCGCGAAAAGAAGCTGAAGGGCGTGTTGTTTGCCAGCCCGGCCAATCCGACCGGGGCAATTATCCCCGCCGACGAGCTGTCGGCGCTGGTGACGACGGCGGAAGAGCTCGGCATCGCCGTGATCTCCGACGAGATCTATCACCGGCTGGCTTACGCTGCGCCGGACACGACGGCGCTTGCCTACGGCCAGGACGTGACGGTGATCAATTCCTTCTCGAAATATTACTGCATGACCGGTTGGCGTATCGGCTGGATGGTGCTGCCGGAAGCATTGGTGCGGCCGGTCGAGCGCATCGCCCAGAGTCTCTACATCTCTCCGCCGGAACTGTCCCAGATCGCCGCGATCGAGGCGTTCAAGGCGACCGGGGAATTGGAGGCGGTGAAGGCGCGCTACGCCTGGAATCGCGAGCTTTTGATGACACGCCTGCCCGAACTCGGCTTTGCGCTGGCGGCACCGATGGACGGGGCGTTCTACGCCTTCTGCGATGTCACCAGGCACACCAACGACAGTATGGCCTTCGCGCGCAAGATGCTGGCCGAGGCGCATGTGGCGGCGACGCCCGGCCGCGATTTCGATCCGCTTCAAGGCCATCGAACCATGCGCTTTTCCTACGCCGGCAGCCACGATGAGATGGTCGAGGCGATGATGCGCCTCGAACGCTGGCTGAAGTAG
- a CDS encoding M48 family metalloprotease, whose translation MFNRPKSTIARAARAFATLSLAATVAVTGTISALAQNVPVVRDAEIEALVRDYARPIFRAAGLPEDGVDIVLVNDQSFNAFVAGSRLFINTGALMSAETPNEIIGVIAHEAGHIAGGHQQKLRNQLERAKTMAIIATLLGAGAIVAGATTKSRGLAGAGMGVAAGGGEMAQRSILAYQRTEEMTADRSAITYLNATGQSGLGMLKTFGRFQSALSLSGAQVDPYRISHPLPRERIANLEVLVKQSPYVDKVDTPALQQRHDMMRIKIAAYMGGKAAASRLMRKNPASLASQYGDAQTSYLFGDLAGALAKTNALIKAQPKNPYFQELRGDILMKANRPKPAAEAYAKAVSLDPARSGLLSVSYGQALMAIGTPDSLEKAVVQINKGLGRDRENAVGYRHLAQAYGELGNIPAADLATAEGHFYSGAYKDAKIFAMRAQMKMKRGEPGWIRAQDIINYAPSGKKK comes from the coding sequence ATGTTTAACCGACCCAAATCGACGATAGCCAGGGCAGCGCGCGCCTTCGCGACGCTTTCGCTTGCCGCGACGGTCGCTGTGACCGGCACCATCAGCGCCTTAGCGCAAAACGTGCCGGTGGTGCGCGATGCCGAGATCGAGGCGCTGGTACGCGATTATGCGCGGCCGATCTTCCGGGCCGCGGGCCTGCCGGAAGACGGCGTCGACATCGTGCTGGTCAACGACCAGAGTTTCAACGCCTTCGTTGCCGGGTCCCGTCTGTTCATCAACACCGGCGCCCTGATGTCGGCGGAGACGCCCAACGAGATCATCGGCGTCATCGCACACGAAGCCGGCCACATTGCCGGTGGGCACCAGCAAAAATTGCGCAACCAGCTCGAACGCGCCAAGACGATGGCCATCATCGCGACGCTGCTTGGCGCCGGCGCCATCGTCGCCGGCGCCACCACCAAAAGCCGGGGCCTCGCCGGCGCCGGCATGGGGGTCGCGGCTGGCGGCGGTGAGATGGCGCAGCGCAGTATCCTCGCTTATCAGCGCACCGAAGAGATGACCGCCGACCGCTCGGCGATTACCTATCTCAATGCCACCGGTCAGTCCGGCCTGGGCATGCTGAAGACCTTCGGCCGCTTTCAGAGCGCGCTCTCGCTGTCAGGGGCGCAGGTCGATCCCTACCGGATCAGCCATCCTCTGCCGCGGGAACGCATCGCCAATCTCGAAGTCCTGGTCAAGCAGAGCCCCTATGTCGACAAGGTCGATACGCCGGCACTGCAGCAGCGGCACGACATGATGCGCATCAAGATCGCCGCCTATATGGGAGGCAAGGCCGCCGCATCGCGGCTGATGCGCAAGAACCCGGCCAGCCTTGCCTCGCAATATGGCGACGCGCAGACGAGCTACCTTTTCGGCGATCTGGCCGGGGCGCTCGCCAAGACCAACGCGCTGATCAAGGCACAGCCGAAAAACCCCTATTTCCAGGAATTGCGCGGCGACATCCTGATGAAGGCGAACAGACCCAAGCCAGCCGCCGAAGCCTATGCCAAGGCGGTCAGCCTCGATCCGGCGCGATCCGGGTTGCTGTCGGTCTCCTACGGCCAGGCGCTGATGGCCATCGGCACGCCCGATTCCCTGGAGAAAGCGGTGGTGCAGATCAACAAGGGCCTCGGGCGCGACCGGGAAAATGCCGTCGGTTACCGCCATCTGGCGCAGGCCTATGGCGAGCTCGGCAACATTCCGGCCGCCGATCTTGCAACCGCCGAAGGCCATTTCTATTCCGGCGCCTACAAGGATGCCAAGATCTTCGCAATGCGCGCGCAGATGAAAATGAAGCGCGGCGAGCCGGGCTGGATCCGCGCGCAGGACATCATAAACTACGCACCATCAGGCAAGAAAAAGTGA
- a CDS encoding DsbA family protein — protein MNKAILLGTTGVAVALAMLGFGFVTGSPQTAKADAVQIAQAAPADTKIDRAEVEGIIRDYLLKNPEVLLEAQEALEAKQKEAQRVASLAIIKNAKDQIFNSAFDGVVGNPNGKVTIVEFYDYNCGYCKRAMEDMQTLTTADPDLRFVLKEFPILGPDSQKASVVSMAFHLMMPEKYGEFHNALLGAQGRATEAAAIKVALSLGADEATLREKMKDPSIAEALSKTYDIANKLAITGTPSYVVGNEVVFGALGQEVLAEKIEAAKAAL, from the coding sequence ATGAACAAGGCAATTCTGCTGGGCACCACGGGCGTGGCGGTCGCTCTCGCCATGCTGGGTTTCGGGTTCGTGACCGGAAGTCCGCAGACGGCAAAGGCCGATGCCGTGCAGATCGCCCAGGCGGCGCCCGCCGACACCAAGATCGACCGGGCCGAAGTCGAAGGCATCATCCGCGACTATCTCCTGAAGAACCCCGAAGTGCTGCTGGAGGCTCAGGAAGCGCTCGAGGCCAAGCAGAAGGAGGCGCAGCGCGTCGCCAGTCTCGCCATCATCAAAAATGCCAAGGACCAGATCTTCAACTCGGCCTTCGACGGCGTCGTCGGCAATCCGAACGGCAAGGTCACCATCGTCGAGTTCTACGATTACAATTGCGGCTACTGCAAACGCGCCATGGAGGACATGCAGACGCTGACGACAGCCGATCCGGACCTGCGCTTCGTGCTCAAGGAGTTCCCGATCCTCGGCCCGGATTCGCAGAAGGCGAGCGTCGTCTCGATGGCCTTCCACCTGATGATGCCGGAGAAATACGGCGAGTTCCACAACGCGCTGCTCGGCGCCCAGGGACGCGCCACCGAAGCGGCGGCCATCAAGGTAGCGCTTTCGCTCGGCGCCGACGAAGCGACGCTGCGCGAGAAGATGAAGGATCCGTCGATCGCCGAGGCCCTCTCCAAGACCTATGACATTGCCAACAAGCTGGCCATAACCGGAACGCCCTCCTATGTGGTCGGCAACGAGGTGGTGTTCGGGGCGCTTGGCCAGGAAGTGCTGGCGGAGAAGATCGAGGCGGCCAAGGCCGCACTCTGA
- the aroQ gene encoding type II 3-dehydroquinate dehydratase, with protein MKTVFVLNGPNLNALGKREPGIYGGKTLAAIADDCKQAGAALGLEIDFRQSNHEGDLVDWIQEAADKAVGIVINPGAYSHTSIAIHDAIRSVAPLPVAEVHLSNIHARESFRHVSMVSPVAVGVICGFGSLGYTLALQALAARL; from the coding sequence TTGAAAACTGTTTTCGTCCTGAACGGTCCCAACCTCAACGCGCTCGGCAAGCGCGAGCCGGGCATCTATGGCGGCAAGACGCTTGCCGCGATCGCCGACGATTGCAAGCAGGCAGGTGCGGCGCTTGGGCTCGAGATCGATTTCCGTCAGTCGAACCATGAGGGCGACCTCGTCGACTGGATACAGGAAGCCGCCGACAAGGCTGTCGGCATCGTCATCAATCCGGGCGCCTACAGCCACACCTCGATCGCCATTCACGACGCCATCCGCTCAGTCGCGCCATTGCCCGTCGCCGAAGTTCATCTTTCCAACATCCACGCGCGGGAATCATTCCGCCACGTCTCCATGGTCTCGCCGGTCGCCGTCGGCGTGATCTGCGGGTTCGGGTCGCTCGGCTACACACTGGCGCTGCAGGCGCTGGCCGCACGTCTATGA
- the accB gene encoding acetyl-CoA carboxylase biotin carboxyl carrier protein, whose translation MSIKKNGVDQQLIRDLAGILNDTNLTEIEVELGDLKVRVSRQAPAVHAVAVPQPAYAPPAAQPSAAAAPAAADVSKNAVASPMVGTAYLAPSPDAKAFIEVGQQVKEGQTLLIIEAMKTMNQIPSPRAGTVTAILFEDAQPVEYGMPLVVIE comes from the coding sequence ATGTCGATAAAGAAGAATGGTGTTGACCAGCAGCTTATCCGCGATCTGGCGGGCATACTGAACGACACCAACCTCACCGAGATCGAGGTCGAGCTGGGCGACTTGAAGGTGCGCGTGTCGCGACAGGCGCCGGCCGTCCATGCGGTCGCCGTACCGCAGCCCGCCTATGCGCCGCCGGCAGCGCAGCCGTCGGCCGCAGCCGCCCCGGCAGCGGCCGACGTGTCCAAGAATGCGGTGGCCTCGCCCATGGTCGGCACCGCCTACCTGGCGCCGTCGCCCGACGCCAAGGCGTTCATCGAAGTCGGCCAGCAGGTCAAGGAAGGCCAGACGCTGCTGATCATCGAGGCGATGAAGACGATGAACCAGATCCCCTCGCCCCGTGCCGGCACGGTGACGGCGATCCTGTTCGAGGATGCGCAGCCGGTCGAATATGGCATGCCGCTCGTCGTGATCGAGTAG
- the accC gene encoding acetyl-CoA carboxylase biotin carboxylase subunit, producing MFQKILIANRGEIALRVLRACKELGIQTVVVHSTADADAMHVRLADESVCIGPPPSRDSYLNIHQIVAACEITGADAVHPGYGFLSENAKFADILAAHNITFIGPSGDHIRIMGDKIEAKRTAKRLGIPVVPGSDGAVTEEKEARRIAAEIGYPVIIKASAGGGGRGMKVARSEADLVVALQTARSEAGAAFGDDAVYIEKYLEKPRHIEVQVFGDGAGRGVHFGERDCSLQRRHQKVWEEAPSPALNAEERAHIGGVCARAIADLGYSGAGTIEFLYENGEFYFIEMNTRLQVEHPVTEAITGIDLVHEQIRVASGGGLSVRQEEIRFQGHAIECRINAEDPRTFTPSPGTITHFHTPGGLGIRVDSGVYSGYKIPPYYDSLIGKLIVHGRNRVECMMRLRRALDEFVVDGIKTTLPLFRDLVGNADIANGEYDIHWLEKYLAKED from the coding sequence ATGTTCCAGAAAATCCTCATCGCCAATCGCGGCGAAATCGCTCTGAGAGTGCTGCGCGCCTGCAAGGAGCTCGGCATCCAGACGGTGGTGGTGCATTCGACCGCCGACGCCGACGCCATGCATGTGCGGCTCGCCGACGAGAGCGTCTGCATCGGCCCGCCGCCGTCGCGCGACAGCTATCTCAACATCCACCAGATCGTCGCGGCCTGCGAGATCACCGGCGCCGACGCGGTGCATCCGGGCTACGGATTCCTGTCGGAGAATGCCAAATTCGCCGATATCCTCGCCGCACACAACATCACCTTCATCGGCCCGTCCGGCGATCACATCCGCATCATGGGCGACAAGATCGAGGCCAAGCGCACCGCAAAGCGTCTTGGCATTCCGGTGGTGCCAGGGTCCGACGGCGCGGTCACCGAGGAAAAGGAAGCCAGGCGCATCGCCGCCGAGATCGGCTATCCTGTAATCATCAAGGCGTCGGCCGGCGGCGGCGGACGCGGCATGAAAGTGGCGCGCAGCGAAGCCGATCTTGTCGTCGCGCTGCAGACGGCGCGCTCGGAAGCCGGTGCCGCCTTCGGCGACGACGCCGTCTACATCGAGAAGTATCTCGAAAAGCCGCGCCACATCGAGGTGCAGGTGTTCGGTGACGGTGCCGGCCGCGGCGTGCATTTCGGCGAACGCGACTGCTCGCTGCAGCGCCGCCACCAGAAGGTCTGGGAAGAGGCGCCCTCGCCGGCGCTCAATGCCGAGGAGCGCGCGCATATCGGCGGCGTCTGTGCCAGGGCGATCGCCGATCTCGGCTACTCCGGCGCCGGCACCATCGAATTCCTCTATGAGAACGGCGAGTTCTATTTCATCGAGATGAACACGCGCCTGCAGGTCGAGCATCCGGTGACGGAGGCGATCACCGGCATCGACCTCGTGCATGAGCAGATCCGCGTCGCCTCGGGCGGCGGGCTTTCGGTGCGCCAGGAAGAGATCCGCTTCCAGGGCCATGCCATCGAATGCCGCATCAATGCCGAGGATCCGCGCACCTTCACGCCCTCGCCCGGCACGATCACCCACTTCCACACGCCGGGCGGCCTCGGCATCCGTGTCGATTCCGGCGTCTATTCCGGCTACAAGATCCCGCCCTACTACGACAGCCTGATCGGCAAGCTGATCGTGCACGGCCGCAACCGCGTCGAATGCATGATGCGGCTGCGGCGGGCGCTCGACGAATTCGTCGTCGACGGCATCAAGACGACGCTGCCGCTGTTTCGCGATCTCGTCGGCAATGCCGATATCGCCAATGGCGAGTATGACATCCACTGGCTGGAAAAATATCTGGCCAAAGAGGATTAG
- the aat gene encoding leucyl/phenylalanyl-tRNA--protein transferase, which yields MTRPYAPGYRIPTDLLLKAYASGVFPMAESATDPEVFWVRPETRGIIPLDGFHTPKSLRKAIRKNLFDIRFDFDFEATIDGCAERREDRRSTWINAPIREAYVELHRMSHCHSVEAWREGRLVGGLYGVSLGRVFFGESMFARETDASKVCLVHLVERLKERRFALLDTQFTTEHLKRFGAVDVPRGKYEKMLADALKGEAVFFP from the coding sequence ATGACCCGTCCCTACGCGCCAGGCTATCGCATCCCGACCGACCTGTTGCTCAAGGCCTACGCCTCGGGCGTCTTTCCGATGGCCGAAAGCGCCACAGATCCCGAAGTGTTCTGGGTACGGCCGGAGACGCGCGGCATCATCCCTCTCGATGGTTTTCACACGCCCAAAAGCCTGAGGAAGGCGATCCGAAAAAACCTGTTCGACATCCGTTTCGATTTCGACTTCGAGGCGACGATCGATGGCTGCGCTGAGAGGCGCGAGGATCGCCGGTCGACCTGGATCAATGCGCCGATCCGCGAGGCCTATGTCGAACTCCATCGGATGAGCCATTGCCATTCGGTCGAAGCCTGGCGTGAGGGTCGGCTGGTTGGCGGCCTCTACGGCGTGTCGCTCGGCCGGGTGTTCTTCGGCGAAAGCATGTTCGCCAGGGAAACGGACGCGTCGAAGGTCTGCCTGGTGCATCTGGTCGAGCGCCTGAAGGAACGGCGCTTTGCGCTGCTCGACACGCAGTTCACCACCGAGCACCTCAAACGTTTCGGCGCGGTTGACGTGCCAAGGGGCAAATACGAAAAGATGCTGGCTGACGCGCTGAAGGGCGAAGCGGTCTTTTTCCCGTGA
- a CDS encoding DUF2155 domain-containing protein, producing the protein MSIFSRISMGGLTAAAALVACAMAAAQTLEAPIEPEAWEEAPATPEAPATPEAPMEPEALTAPAAPAAPERITNPVAEFAGIDKITGRIITFDVYIDETVQFGALQVTPRICYSRPQTEEPKTDSFVEVDEITLDRKIRRIFTGWMFAESPGLNAVEHAVYDVWLKGCKQKSEVPAPDAAKSN; encoded by the coding sequence ATGAGCATTTTCAGCCGAATCTCGATGGGCGGACTGACGGCGGCCGCTGCTTTGGTCGCTTGCGCCATGGCCGCTGCACAGACGCTGGAGGCGCCAATCGAACCGGAGGCCTGGGAAGAAGCGCCAGCGACGCCGGAGGCGCCAGCGACACCGGAGGCGCCAATGGAACCGGAGGCGTTAACGGCGCCGGCGGCACCGGCGGCGCCGGAACGCATCACCAATCCCGTCGCCGAATTCGCCGGCATCGACAAGATCACCGGCCGCATCATCACCTTCGATGTCTATATCGACGAGACGGTGCAGTTCGGTGCTTTGCAGGTGACGCCGCGCATCTGCTATTCGCGGCCGCAAACCGAAGAGCCGAAGACCGATTCCTTCGTCGAGGTCGACGAGATCACGCTGGATCGCAAGATCCGCCGCATCTTCACCGGCTGGATGTTTGCCGAAAGCCCCGGCCTCAACGCCGTCGAGCACGCGGTCTACGATGTCTGGCTGAAGGGCTGCAAGCAGAAGTCGGAGGTGCCGGCACCCGACGCTGCTAAATCCAATTAG
- a CDS encoding NADH:ubiquinone oxidoreductase subunit NDUFA12, protein MKTFLLQFFTWWNSQTLGTRFHTWRHGKKVGQDEAGNVYYEGGVDSEGRTRRWVIYRDYSEASTIPPGWHGWMHHRVDTAPPSENYKPRDWQKPHQPNLTGSAAAYRPKGSVLTNQHRPQVTGDYDAWTPGS, encoded by the coding sequence ATGAAGACTTTCCTTCTGCAGTTTTTCACCTGGTGGAACAGCCAGACGCTGGGCACGCGCTTCCACACCTGGCGGCATGGCAAGAAAGTCGGGCAGGACGAGGCTGGCAACGTCTACTACGAAGGTGGTGTCGATTCGGAAGGCCGCACCCGCCGCTGGGTCATCTATCGCGACTATTCGGAAGCCTCGACGATTCCGCCCGGCTGGCATGGCTGGATGCATCACCGCGTCGATACCGCGCCGCCGAGCGAAAACTACAAGCCACGCGACTGGCAGAAGCCGCATCAGCCGAACCTTACCGGAAGTGCCGCCGCCTATCGCCCCAAGGGCTCCGTGCTCACCAATCAGCACCGCCCGCAGGTGACGGGCGATTACGATGCCTGGACGCCGGGGTCGTAA
- the panB gene encoding 3-methyl-2-oxobutanoate hydroxymethyltransferase — protein MAPDASDPELRISAGAIRLRKGGVPVVCLTAYTYPVARLLDGHVDLLLVGDSVAMVLHGHKTTLGASLEMMIAHGQAVMRGSAKACVVVDMPAGSYEATPAQAVASARRIVGETGCQAVKLEGGVTVAGQIAAIVAAGIPVMGHIGLQPQSVESDGGYRIKGRTEENVAALYRDADAVEKAGAFSVVIEGTVETVAADLTRHISIPTIGIGASGECDGQILVIDDMVGLTVDRVPKFVKQYADLRSVISQAAASYAAEVRSRTFPGPGHVFSAAADKDKE, from the coding sequence ATGGCCCCGGATGCATCCGACCCTGAACTGCGGATCAGTGCCGGCGCCATTCGTCTGCGCAAGGGCGGCGTGCCGGTCGTCTGCCTCACCGCCTATACCTACCCCGTCGCTCGCCTGCTCGACGGCCATGTCGACCTGCTTCTGGTCGGCGACAGCGTCGCCATGGTTCTCCATGGCCACAAGACCACGCTGGGCGCCTCGCTGGAGATGATGATCGCCCACGGACAAGCGGTGATGCGAGGGTCAGCCAAGGCCTGCGTGGTGGTCGACATGCCGGCCGGAAGCTATGAGGCAACGCCGGCGCAGGCCGTCGCCTCGGCGCGGCGGATCGTCGGCGAAACCGGTTGCCAGGCCGTCAAGCTGGAGGGCGGCGTTACCGTTGCCGGGCAGATCGCGGCGATCGTCGCTGCCGGCATTCCGGTCATGGGACATATCGGCTTGCAGCCGCAATCGGTGGAAAGCGACGGCGGCTACAGGATCAAGGGCCGTACCGAGGAGAATGTGGCGGCCCTTTATCGCGACGCCGACGCGGTCGAGAAGGCCGGCGCGTTTTCGGTGGTCATCGAAGGCACCGTCGAGACCGTCGCCGCCGACCTCACCCGGCACATTTCCATTCCAACCATCGGCATCGGCGCCAGCGGCGAATGCGACGGCCAGATCCTGGTCATCGACGACATGGTCGGCCTGACCGTCGACCGGGTGCCGAAATTCGTCAAGCAATATGCCGACCTGCGCAGCGTGATATCGCAGGCGGCAGCCAGCTATGCAGCGGAGGTGCGAAGCCGGACGTTCCCCGGCCCGGGACATGTCTTTTCGGCCGCAGCCGACAAAGACAAAGAATGA
- the panC gene encoding pantoate--beta-alanine ligase yields the protein MSRPLVIDSVAALRAQIRDWRCDGLSVAMVPTMGALHDGHISLVRIALEKAERCVVSIFVNPTQFAPSEDLDKYPRQLARDLDRLAGAGAHLAFIPDVAEMYPAGFATRISVDGPAAGLESDFRPTFFDGVATVVAKLFLQTLPDYAVFGEKDYQQLCVVRQLCRDLDLPVEIIGAPTVRDAHGLAMSSRNAYLSEAELGVARQLNAILRRTAAALAAGADEGSATAEASRALVKAGFDKVDYVAARESLALAPWRRNRDGRLLAAAWLGKTRLIDNVEVPSA from the coding sequence ATGAGCCGGCCTCTCGTCATCGACAGCGTCGCCGCTCTTCGCGCGCAAATCCGCGACTGGCGTTGCGATGGTCTCAGCGTTGCCATGGTGCCGACCATGGGTGCGCTGCATGACGGCCATATCTCGCTGGTCAGGATCGCGCTGGAAAAGGCCGAACGCTGCGTTGTTTCGATCTTCGTCAACCCGACGCAGTTCGCGCCGAGCGAAGACCTCGACAAATATCCGCGCCAGCTCGCCCGCGACCTCGACCGGCTGGCCGGGGCCGGCGCGCACCTCGCCTTTATCCCTGATGTCGCGGAGATGTACCCGGCCGGCTTCGCCACCAGGATCTCCGTCGACGGGCCAGCCGCCGGGCTGGAATCCGATTTCCGGCCGACCTTCTTCGACGGCGTCGCGACGGTCGTGGCAAAGCTCTTCCTGCAGACGTTGCCCGATTATGCGGTCTTCGGTGAAAAGGACTACCAGCAGCTTTGCGTCGTCAGGCAGCTCTGCCGCGACCTCGATCTGCCGGTGGAAATCATCGGCGCACCAACGGTACGCGACGCACATGGCCTCGCCATGTCGTCACGCAATGCCTATCTGAGCGAAGCCGAGCTCGGGGTGGCGCGCCAGCTCAACGCCATATTGCGCCGGACGGCAGCGGCACTAGCGGCAGGCGCGGATGAAGGCAGCGCGACCGCCGAGGCCAGCCGCGCGCTCGTCAAGGCTGGCTTCGACAAAGTCGACTATGTCGCGGCGCGCGAGAGCCTGGCGCTCGCGCCATGGCGACGAAACCGTGACGGACGCCTGCTCGCAGCCGCCTGGCTGGGCAAAACCCGGCTCATCGACAATGTGGAAGTTCCCTCCGCCTAG
- a CDS encoding phasin — protein MTKTADKTAEITENAEVPTEATDQFRAVAEKGVEQSKEALSKLATGAEATQKALESSFETAKTASNELSLKTIAALRANAEASFSHLEALVAVKSPSEFIELQTDFLRKQVEKTVEQGKEFQAAATKAAEDVSKPIKDVYEKAIKDLKVA, from the coding sequence ATGACCAAGACCGCCGATAAAACTGCTGAAATCACCGAGAACGCAGAAGTCCCGACCGAGGCAACCGATCAGTTCCGCGCTGTCGCCGAAAAGGGCGTCGAGCAGTCGAAAGAAGCATTATCGAAATTGGCGACCGGCGCCGAGGCGACCCAAAAGGCTCTCGAGTCATCCTTCGAAACAGCCAAGACCGCCAGCAATGAGCTGTCGCTGAAGACGATCGCCGCGCTGCGCGCGAATGCTGAGGCCAGCTTTTCTCACCTCGAAGCCCTGGTTGCCGTGAAATCGCCCTCCGAGTTCATCGAACTGCAGACTGACTTCTTGCGCAAGCAGGTGGAAAAGACCGTCGAGCAGGGCAAGGAGTTTCAGGCTGCGGCAACGAAAGCCGCCGAAGACGTATCCAAGCCGATCAAAGATGTCTACGAGAAGGCGATAAAGGATCTCAAGGTCGCCTGA